A window of Pusillimonas sp. T7-7 contains these coding sequences:
- a CDS encoding TRAP transporter large permease → MTIIFILVALLILLFTGIPIFAGLTLFGGALLLIVQGNLGSVVNIIFGELNHYLLVAIPLFALMAHIMIRGKVVDDLYDAAYTFTRHLPGGLAVATILACTVFAAISGSSVATALTIGAVAIPQMLRYGYEPRIAYGVVAAGGTLGILIPPSGPMILYGITTDASIGGLFIAGIVPGIIMALVFMAWAVFRCSRSQTHIKRDPRATGAEMLKALRKSIWSIALPVFVLGGMYLGVFTATEAAAAGVWLALFVTIVIYRTISWRDIWASAQDACRLSAMLFMILAGATVFSHVLTKMRVPQQIVESLVAMDMGAMGFIAIMMLLILVLGMFLESIAIILVTMPVILPAMIQLGIDPIWYGVLLVINLEIALITPPVGMNLFTIKAITKASLGPIIQGSLPYVALMVAVLLLVLFVPGLALWLPQTMLGR, encoded by the coding sequence ATGACCATCATCTTCATTCTTGTTGCGCTGCTGATTCTGCTTTTTACGGGTATACCTATTTTTGCGGGGCTGACGCTCTTCGGGGGCGCACTGCTGTTGATTGTGCAAGGCAACCTGGGTTCGGTCGTCAATATCATCTTTGGCGAGTTGAATCATTATTTGCTGGTGGCCATTCCGTTGTTCGCGCTTATGGCGCACATTATGATCCGTGGGAAGGTGGTCGATGATCTATACGATGCCGCCTATACTTTTACGCGTCATCTGCCGGGCGGCCTGGCGGTTGCCACCATACTGGCGTGCACGGTGTTTGCTGCGATCTCGGGCTCCAGTGTGGCCACTGCTCTGACCATAGGCGCCGTGGCCATTCCGCAGATGCTGCGCTATGGCTACGAGCCAAGAATTGCCTACGGTGTGGTCGCCGCTGGGGGAACACTGGGTATTCTTATTCCTCCATCGGGCCCCATGATCCTGTACGGCATTACCACCGATGCGTCCATAGGCGGCCTGTTCATTGCAGGTATTGTGCCGGGCATCATCATGGCCCTGGTCTTCATGGCCTGGGCGGTCTTCAGGTGCTCGCGTTCCCAGACGCATATAAAGCGTGACCCACGTGCCACGGGGGCCGAGATGTTGAAGGCCTTGCGCAAATCCATCTGGTCTATTGCGCTGCCGGTCTTTGTGTTGGGTGGCATGTATTTGGGTGTGTTTACCGCGACTGAAGCCGCGGCTGCGGGTGTCTGGCTGGCCTTGTTCGTGACCATCGTCATCTACCGCACTATCAGCTGGCGCGATATCTGGGCGTCGGCGCAAGATGCATGCCGCTTGTCGGCCATGCTGTTCATGATTCTTGCCGGCGCAACGGTATTCAGCCATGTGCTCACTAAGATGCGGGTGCCCCAGCAAATCGTAGAGTCTTTGGTGGCCATGGATATGGGCGCCATGGGCTTCATTGCCATCATGATGCTGCTGATCCTGGTGCTGGGTATGTTCCTGGAGTCGATCGCCATCATTCTGGTGACGATGCCGGTCATTCTTCCAGCGATGATACAGCTGGGTATAGACCCCATCTGGTATGGCGTCTTGCTGGTCATCAACCTTGAGATCGCCTTGATCACACCGCCCGTAGGCATGAATCTGTTTACGATCAAAGCCATCACCAAGGCCTCGTTGGGGCCCATCATACAAGGGTCTCTGCCTTATGTGGCGCTGATGGTTGCGGTGTTGTTGTTGGTGCTGTTCGTACCGGGTCTGGCGCTGTGGCTGCCGCAAACCATGCTGGGTCGGTAA
- a CDS encoding TRAP transporter small permease produces MLQDQTSVGHDDGALLRAYTSVVGLLCKIGMAIASALILLDLLLIGGAVLLRYVFSSPVIGSDEVVAFTLTAIVMLAAPDVLRRNGHIGVDVLVALLSARAARWAAVWSSISVLLVAALLMINGWKAVTLSRMIGSLTEGHLELPVWTLQLFLPLGGVLLALVATEMLWRSFAGSPVPGEPQGGAL; encoded by the coding sequence ATGTTGCAAGACCAAACCTCCGTCGGCCACGACGATGGCGCGCTATTGCGTGCATATACCAGCGTTGTTGGCTTGTTATGCAAGATCGGGATGGCGATTGCCAGTGCCTTGATTCTTCTTGATTTGCTGCTGATAGGCGGAGCAGTGTTGCTGCGTTATGTCTTTTCCTCACCCGTTATTGGAAGTGATGAGGTGGTGGCCTTTACGCTGACAGCGATAGTCATGCTGGCGGCGCCAGACGTGCTGCGCAGAAACGGACACATAGGCGTGGATGTGCTGGTTGCCTTGTTGTCGGCGCGTGCAGCCAGGTGGGCCGCGGTCTGGTCCAGTATTTCGGTATTGCTGGTGGCTGCATTACTGATGATCAATGGCTGGAAGGCTGTGACCTTGTCCCGCATGATCGGTTCCCTGACGGAAGGCCACCTGGAGCTGCCCGTCTGGACCTTGCAGCTGTTTCTTCCTTTAGGTGGAGTGCTGCTGGCCCTGGTGGCCACAGAGATGCTTTGGCGGTCTTTTGCCGGTTCACCCGTGCCCGGTGAACCCCAAGGGGGCGCCCTATGA
- the dctP gene encoding TRAP transporter substrate-binding protein DctP translates to MKLFNKLVMTGLAFAVSTSIAAAADYTMRISHQFPPTHHTAKRLEQMAKDVAKETDGKVEVQIFGAAQLFKPKQHHAAVASGQLEAAIILSIQWGGSLPEMAVTQIPYLMNAPAKQKAFLGSEAAKILDQKMLDKGVRNIGWIVDTNDLVFTSSTQLLDSPPKFKGVKIRGLNKLFDSGLSAMGAVAVSMPGSEVYQALQTGVIDAALTGVQAASSRKFYEVQDYGAATAIFLVFDNLVVNPEWWDGLPEDVRAGITRAVDKAVQSSLITHEGVNPDDIKKLNDAGMETVVLTPEQASALEEAMQPAVRAEFLKSTGDDGQKLIDLIKAL, encoded by the coding sequence ATGAAACTATTCAATAAACTCGTCATGACTGGCTTGGCTTTTGCAGTATCAACCAGTATTGCGGCGGCTGCCGACTATACGATGCGCATCAGCCATCAGTTTCCGCCCACGCATCATACGGCCAAGCGCCTTGAGCAGATGGCCAAAGATGTGGCTAAAGAAACGGATGGCAAGGTAGAAGTTCAGATTTTTGGAGCGGCGCAGCTTTTCAAACCCAAGCAGCACCATGCGGCAGTCGCCAGTGGCCAGCTTGAAGCCGCTATCATTTTGTCGATTCAATGGGGCGGCAGCCTGCCTGAAATGGCGGTCACGCAAATACCCTACTTGATGAACGCGCCGGCCAAGCAAAAAGCCTTCCTGGGTTCAGAGGCCGCCAAGATTCTGGACCAGAAGATGCTGGACAAGGGCGTGCGCAATATTGGCTGGATCGTCGATACCAACGATCTGGTCTTCACGTCTTCAACGCAGTTGCTTGATTCCCCCCCAAAGTTCAAGGGCGTCAAGATCCGTGGGTTGAACAAGCTGTTTGATTCGGGCTTGAGCGCGATGGGCGCCGTGGCAGTATCCATGCCGGGCTCCGAGGTCTATCAGGCCTTGCAAACAGGTGTCATCGACGCGGCCTTGACGGGTGTGCAGGCCGCCAGCTCACGCAAATTCTATGAGGTGCAGGATTACGGCGCGGCTACAGCTATTTTTCTGGTGTTCGACAACCTGGTCGTGAATCCTGAATGGTGGGACGGCCTGCCTGAAGACGTTCGGGCCGGCATTACGCGTGCGGTCGATAAGGCGGTTCAGTCGTCGTTGATCACCCACGAAGGCGTCAATCCGGACGATATCAAGAAGCTGAACGATGCCGGCATGGAAACGGTGGTGCTTACGCCTGAGCAGGCTTCAGCCTTGGAAGAAGCCATGCAGCCTGCTGTGCGTGCAGAGTTCCTGAAGTCGACCGGAGACGACGGGCAGAAACTGATTGACTTGATCAAAGCGCTGTAA
- a CDS encoding hydroxymethylglutaryl-CoA lyase codes for MSRVSALFPSDRVVLREVGLRDGLQLVRQFPDTASKQEWIASEYAAGVRYFEAGSFLPASRFPQFADVRDIVAAIKAKPGTCATALALNERGAEDAMQTDVDEIMFVISATEGHSQANTRRSRKEAVDMLGRIVAMRNAAGPDAPVVTAGIAMAFGCSIEGRVDPNEVLRLVGECAQVGADTVALADTVGYAGPRAIHTLATGSAKLLGGQPLGVHLHDTRGMAIANAAAALDAGVRILDGSLGGLGGCPFAPGATGNVVFEDLVFLCEGMGFSTGIDIEALVDVRSILVRTMPDEKLYGGLARSGLPKMAI; via the coding sequence ATGAGCCGCGTCTCTGCACTTTTTCCTTCCGACCGCGTGGTGCTGCGCGAGGTCGGCTTGCGTGACGGCCTGCAACTGGTGCGTCAGTTTCCCGATACGGCATCCAAGCAGGAATGGATAGCAAGCGAGTATGCGGCGGGTGTGCGTTATTTTGAAGCCGGTTCTTTTTTGCCGGCAAGTCGTTTTCCGCAATTTGCCGATGTGCGCGATATTGTGGCGGCGATCAAGGCCAAGCCCGGAACCTGCGCCACGGCGCTGGCGCTGAATGAACGGGGCGCCGAAGACGCCATGCAGACTGATGTGGACGAGATCATGTTCGTGATTTCCGCCACCGAAGGACATAGCCAGGCGAATACGCGCCGCAGCCGCAAAGAGGCCGTCGATATGCTGGGCCGTATCGTGGCCATGCGTAATGCAGCCGGCCCTGATGCGCCGGTGGTAACTGCCGGCATCGCCATGGCTTTTGGGTGTTCGATCGAGGGCAGGGTTGATCCCAACGAGGTGCTGCGCCTGGTAGGTGAATGCGCACAAGTCGGAGCCGACACGGTGGCTTTGGCCGATACGGTCGGCTATGCGGGTCCCCGCGCTATACATACCTTGGCGACAGGGTCGGCCAAGTTGTTGGGAGGCCAGCCGCTGGGTGTGCATTTGCATGACACGCGCGGTATGGCGATCGCCAACGCCGCTGCCGCGCTGGATGCAGGCGTACGCATACTTGATGGTTCGTTGGGCGGGCTGGGTGGTTGTCCGTTTGCCCCGGGCGCTACGGGAAATGTGGTGTTCGAAGATCTGGTTTTTCTGTGTGAAGGCATGGGCTTTTCAACCGGCATCGATATCGAGGCGCTGGTTGATGTGCGCAGTATCTTGGTGCGCACTATGCCCGATGAAAAGTTGTACGGAGGGCTGGCGCGATCAGGGCTGCCCAAAATGGCTATATAA
- a CDS encoding CaiB/BaiF CoA-transferase family protein gives MDQPFLPLAGLRVVEMSHMIMGPSCGMFLGFLGAEVIKVEPPGGDKTRSLNGMGRPMFPLFNRGKKSVQLDLKTEEGQAALNRLLETADVFVENFRDSAMAKVGADPAELRSQFPKLIIASCKGFLSGPYQNRTALDEVVQMMTGLAYMTGPTGRPLRVGSSANDIMGGLFAAFSVLAALIERKETGTGREMRVGLFENCLLLVAQHMVQFELEGVNPPPMPEREFSWPIYDIFTDVHGEQIFVGAVTEGQWNIVCTLLGLDEFLSDPRLATRMDQINARSWTLPVIAQKIAAMDARELGRKFEAQGIPYSPIAKPCDMYEDPHVMRPGGVSVSKCADGSTFRAPSLPFEVDGKMLTGGGDVPATGQDTDQVLADLGLDASAIAAARGEEVSV, from the coding sequence ATGGATCAGCCGTTTTTGCCGCTTGCGGGCCTGCGTGTTGTCGAGATGAGCCACATGATCATGGGGCCGTCCTGCGGTATGTTTCTTGGGTTTCTAGGGGCGGAAGTCATCAAGGTCGAGCCGCCGGGGGGCGACAAGACCCGCAGTCTTAACGGCATGGGCCGTCCGATGTTTCCGTTGTTCAATCGCGGCAAGAAGTCGGTGCAGCTGGATTTGAAGACAGAGGAAGGCCAGGCGGCGCTGAATCGTTTGCTGGAAACGGCTGATGTATTTGTCGAGAATTTCCGTGACTCGGCGATGGCCAAGGTGGGCGCCGACCCGGCCGAGCTACGCAGTCAGTTTCCCAAGCTCATTATTGCTTCGTGCAAGGGGTTTTTGTCGGGGCCTTATCAAAATCGCACAGCCCTGGATGAGGTGGTGCAGATGATGACGGGCCTGGCTTACATGACGGGGCCCACCGGACGGCCTTTGCGTGTGGGCTCGTCGGCCAATGACATTATGGGTGGGTTGTTTGCGGCGTTTTCGGTATTGGCTGCACTCATAGAGCGCAAGGAAACCGGTACGGGGCGCGAGATGCGCGTAGGCCTGTTTGAAAACTGTCTGCTGCTGGTGGCGCAGCATATGGTGCAGTTTGAGCTCGAGGGCGTGAACCCGCCGCCCATGCCGGAGCGCGAGTTTTCCTGGCCCATTTACGATATTTTCACCGACGTCCATGGCGAGCAGATTTTCGTTGGGGCTGTGACTGAAGGGCAGTGGAATATTGTCTGCACTTTGTTGGGGCTGGATGAGTTCCTGTCTGACCCGAGGCTGGCTACGCGCATGGACCAGATCAATGCGCGCAGCTGGACGCTGCCTGTCATTGCACAGAAGATCGCCGCCATGGACGCGCGTGAGTTGGGTCGCAAGTTCGAGGCCCAGGGCATACCGTATTCGCCTATTGCCAAGCCTTGCGATATGTATGAAGACCCGCATGTGATGCGTCCTGGCGGGGTTTCCGTTTCCAAGTGTGCTGATGGCTCCACTTTCCGTGCGCCTTCTTTGCCTTTCGAGGTGGACGGCAAGATGTTGACGGGTGGCGGCGATGTACCGGCTACCGGGCAGGATACCGATCAGGTGCTGGCCGATCTGGGCCTGGATGCGAGCGCCATTGCGGCCGCGCGTGGTGAAGAGGTATCGGTATGA
- a CDS encoding LysR family transcriptional regulator has translation MDLRQLQTFVAIYESGGISRAAERERTAPSVLSHHLANLEGQFPKPLFIRNPRGLLPTEYGERLHAHAVQILRAVQLAREDMHNMSGEIHGQVAIGMAYTALHGIGKQLMRTVLDDYPGLSLMVSETLSGSTITQLMEAHIDLALAYNPTQDARIKATALLEERMICIGKKEIIGDTAAPITVKALLDLPFVLPRRGTMGRSIMDDPRLQKQFEQRAKLQTDNVNAVNLFVEEGLGCVIGSKSYLREQLKAGEVVYRDIVKPEMLRTLYLCEHSDKPPSRAVELIREIVLRLIAAEVKAGNWACERVLLEPAGWPN, from the coding sequence ATGGATTTAAGGCAACTGCAAACCTTCGTCGCCATCTATGAATCAGGCGGCATTTCCCGAGCCGCCGAGCGTGAGCGAACCGCACCTTCCGTGCTTAGCCACCACCTGGCCAATCTGGAAGGCCAGTTCCCCAAACCCCTGTTCATACGCAACCCCCGCGGCCTGCTGCCCACCGAATACGGCGAACGCCTGCACGCCCATGCCGTCCAGATACTGCGCGCCGTACAGCTGGCCCGAGAAGACATGCACAATATGTCGGGCGAAATCCACGGCCAAGTCGCCATAGGCATGGCCTACACCGCTCTACACGGCATCGGCAAGCAGTTAATGCGCACCGTGCTCGACGACTACCCGGGCTTGTCCTTGATGGTGTCCGAAACACTGTCCGGCAGCACTATTACCCAACTGATGGAAGCGCATATCGACCTGGCCCTGGCCTACAACCCCACCCAGGACGCACGCATCAAGGCCACCGCCCTATTGGAAGAGCGCATGATCTGCATTGGCAAAAAAGAAATCATCGGAGACACGGCGGCCCCCATCACCGTCAAGGCCTTGCTTGACCTGCCCTTCGTGCTGCCGCGCCGTGGAACGATGGGGCGGTCGATCATGGACGACCCCAGGCTGCAGAAACAGTTTGAGCAGCGGGCAAAACTGCAAACCGACAACGTCAACGCCGTCAACCTGTTTGTAGAAGAAGGCCTAGGCTGCGTCATAGGCAGCAAATCGTATTTGCGTGAGCAACTTAAAGCCGGCGAAGTGGTTTACCGCGACATCGTCAAACCAGAGATGCTACGCACCCTATACCTGTGCGAACATAGCGACAAACCGCCATCAAGAGCGGTTGAGCTGATACGGGAAATCGTCCTGCGCCTGATTGCGGCAGAAGTGAAGGCAGGCAACTGGGCGTGTGAGCGCGTGCTGCTGGAACCGGCTGGATGGCCAAACTAG
- a CDS encoding site-specific integrase, translating into MATIIKTPSGTWKALIRKTGWPATAKTFRTKRDAEDWARRTEDEMVRGMYIQRAPAERMIVEAALKRYLREVTPTKRESTQIGEHKKAQALIKHLGKYSLAALSADIVAQYRDARLAGDEDENGKRVPRSNNTVRLELALLGHLFTVAIKEWGIGLPFNPVSNIRRPAPGAGRNRRLTPTENKRLLTAVDAYSNPMFSWIVRVALETGMRLSEIAGLRLGQVDMQKRVVRLEHTKNSSPRTVPLTKAATSVFQAALDNPLRPPETDLVFFGEPGKDGMRRPYLFDKAWSDAKKAAGLVDFRFHDLRHEAVSRLVEAGLSDQEVAAISGHKSMQMLKRYTHLRAEDLVGRLDELERRERPIIR; encoded by the coding sequence ATGGCCACTATCATCAAGACTCCTTCCGGTACCTGGAAGGCACTAATCCGCAAAACCGGCTGGCCTGCTACCGCCAAAACTTTCCGTACTAAAAGAGACGCCGAAGACTGGGCGCGCCGTACTGAAGATGAAATGGTACGCGGAATGTACATCCAACGGGCACCTGCAGAGCGAATGATCGTTGAGGCGGCGCTGAAGCGGTACTTGCGGGAAGTTACCCCGACCAAACGCGAATCCACACAGATCGGCGAACATAAGAAAGCCCAGGCACTGATTAAGCATTTGGGTAAATATTCGCTGGCTGCATTAAGTGCTGATATTGTTGCCCAGTACCGGGATGCACGACTGGCTGGCGATGAAGACGAGAACGGCAAGCGCGTTCCGCGCAGCAATAACACGGTACGCCTAGAACTGGCCCTGCTTGGCCACCTGTTTACCGTTGCCATTAAGGAATGGGGCATTGGGCTGCCGTTCAATCCCGTGTCGAATATTCGCCGCCCTGCTCCGGGTGCTGGGCGTAATCGGCGGCTAACACCTACAGAGAACAAGCGGTTGCTGACAGCCGTGGATGCCTATTCGAATCCGATGTTTAGTTGGATAGTGCGGGTTGCGCTTGAAACAGGGATGCGGCTGTCGGAGATTGCTGGCTTGCGGCTTGGCCAGGTGGACATGCAAAAGCGTGTTGTAAGGCTGGAACATACCAAGAACTCGTCGCCACGCACCGTGCCTCTGACGAAAGCTGCAACGAGCGTGTTTCAGGCAGCACTTGATAATCCGTTGCGGCCGCCTGAGACTGATTTGGTGTTCTTTGGCGAGCCAGGTAAGGATGGCATGCGGCGGCCCTATCTGTTTGACAAGGCATGGTCTGATGCGAAAAAGGCAGCTGGCCTAGTAGATTTTCGATTTCATGATTTGCGGCATGAAGCTGTTAGCCGGCTGGTGGAGGCTGGGCTGTCAGACCAGGAGGTTGCAGCTATCAGCGGACATAAGTCTATGCAAATGCTGAAGCGGTATACGCATCTTAGGGCTGAGGATTTGGTGGGGAGGCTAGACGAATTGGAGCGACGAGAAAGGCCCATTATCCGATAA
- a CDS encoding nucleotidyltransferase has translation MTGTDQQLEGFLQALVEELVIPESRYEQAERSYKSLGDWFHRHESRIRDFNPVVYVQGSFRLGTAIRPINDAEEYDIDSVCELKNLTKNDLTQSDLKQLLGREVQAYHDAKGMTKPVREGRRCWILSYADGAQFHMDILPALPNGMEQRLLLERAQFDPQWTDWAIAITDRDVSTYQERTSDWPRSNPKGYGKWFRSRMASILFQRKQILVESLKRRGITASIEQLPDYRVRTPLQAAVMLLKRHRDNMFASKIDVKPISVIITTLAGHSYGEQDTIAGALFSILRDMHLHIDNDGTKYIIANPTDPLENFADRWEKEPQKARAFFQWLEQARQDFGRAAQATTLQNMNEAVSIHMGTALTDRAVEKFRANSGGLLRAASIAPVAAVPTFGSAPRVPTTPKGFA, from the coding sequence ATGACTGGTACGGACCAACAACTTGAGGGCTTTCTTCAGGCACTTGTGGAGGAGCTAGTTATCCCCGAGTCACGTTACGAACAGGCCGAGCGGAGCTATAAATCCCTGGGTGATTGGTTTCATCGTCACGAGAGCCGGATTCGAGATTTCAATCCGGTCGTCTATGTACAGGGATCGTTTCGTCTCGGAACAGCGATCCGACCAATTAATGACGCCGAAGAATATGACATAGACTCTGTGTGTGAGCTCAAGAATCTTACTAAAAACGACCTCACGCAGTCCGACCTGAAGCAGCTTCTGGGCCGGGAGGTTCAAGCCTATCACGACGCAAAAGGAATGACCAAGCCGGTACGTGAAGGCCGACGCTGCTGGATCCTCTCCTATGCGGATGGCGCCCAATTCCACATGGATATCCTACCCGCGCTGCCGAATGGGATGGAGCAAAGGCTCCTACTTGAACGTGCTCAATTCGATCCACAGTGGACGGACTGGGCTATTGCCATCACTGATCGTGATGTGTCAACCTACCAGGAGCGGACGAGTGACTGGCCGCGCTCCAACCCCAAGGGATATGGGAAATGGTTTAGATCGCGAATGGCTTCGATCCTATTCCAGCGCAAACAGATCCTTGTAGAGTCCCTGAAAAGACGGGGCATTACCGCTAGCATTGAGCAACTTCCGGACTATCGCGTGCGCACACCCTTGCAGGCCGCAGTGATGCTTTTAAAGAGGCACCGTGACAACATGTTCGCCAGCAAAATCGATGTGAAACCCATCTCCGTTATCATCACAACCCTTGCAGGCCACTCATACGGCGAGCAGGACACAATCGCTGGCGCGCTCTTTTCGATCCTTAGGGACATGCACCTGCACATTGATAACGATGGCACCAAATATATCATTGCAAACCCGACCGACCCCCTCGAGAACTTCGCAGACAGGTGGGAAAAGGAGCCGCAAAAAGCACGGGCTTTCTTTCAGTGGCTCGAGCAGGCACGCCAAGACTTTGGCCGAGCTGCTCAAGCCACAACATTGCAAAATATGAACGAAGCGGTATCTATTCATATGGGCACGGCGTTAACGGATAGAGCAGTAGAAAAATTTCGCGCGAACAGTGGTGGGCTCCTGCGTGCCGCCTCCATTGCCCCAGTGGCAGCTGTTCCGACCTTCGGAAGCGCCCCTCGCGTGCCAACGACGCCAAAAGGCTTTGCATGA
- a CDS encoding ThiF family adenylyltransferase, whose amino-acid sequence MSWWLANVSRVRAEQTALAQLLESVEWLSGVNWRVGDDLQLIVDFDVKHNDETFNLVMKYPSTFPDTPSMVLPRDGQRLSFHQYGSGGELCLEFRPDNWDPSVTGAMMAESAYRLLSGERPDGNQEHAVWSAHQASIGRDARGERMRFMLDPSIVEVLAGLPAESPISISAWERLEERTWVASLVDIGDSGAIWSQSGLQPSHSLIAKGFAVRTTREVDCFRANPGHFAEALVTEWPKLAEHITESPFNGFVLLGDADKWIALNLYAHEGKQTVFGYKVILTPSAAGRLPANHAGLSQKRVAIVGCGSVGSKIATTLARSGICKFTLVDDDIFFQGNLVRNDLDARAIGQHKVDALAVRIKDIVANTAISVRRVSLGQQESAGTTESVMEELAQADLLIEATADPRAFNLMAAVARRQCKPMVWCEVFAGGIGGIIARARPEQDPIPTIARAQIRAWCDGHEVPWTAAAQANYGAQWEQGAPLIADDADVSVIAGHTSRLALDTLTREQSIFPSSAYALGLTADWIFRAPFDTWPINLQPEGKWGELQDDTSKEDLKELLTSLLPGPAV is encoded by the coding sequence ATGAGCTGGTGGCTAGCGAATGTCTCACGTGTCAGAGCCGAGCAGACGGCACTTGCGCAACTGCTAGAGAGTGTTGAGTGGCTCTCGGGTGTCAACTGGAGGGTCGGCGACGATCTACAGTTGATCGTGGACTTCGACGTCAAGCACAACGACGAGACCTTCAACCTCGTCATGAAGTACCCTTCCACGTTTCCCGATACGCCGTCGATGGTGCTACCGCGGGACGGTCAACGACTTTCCTTCCACCAATACGGATCAGGAGGAGAGCTCTGTCTCGAATTCCGGCCAGACAATTGGGATCCTTCGGTCACCGGCGCGATGATGGCCGAGAGTGCTTACCGTCTTTTGTCAGGTGAAAGACCGGACGGAAACCAGGAACACGCTGTATGGTCGGCTCACCAAGCGTCGATTGGCCGCGATGCCCGTGGTGAACGCATGAGGTTTATGCTTGACCCAAGCATCGTCGAAGTACTTGCAGGGCTGCCTGCCGAATCCCCCATATCCATCAGTGCCTGGGAGCGGCTTGAAGAACGGACTTGGGTCGCATCACTCGTTGACATCGGGGATAGCGGCGCAATATGGTCGCAAAGTGGACTGCAGCCTTCGCACTCCCTGATCGCTAAAGGGTTCGCCGTGCGAACAACACGGGAGGTCGATTGCTTCCGAGCAAATCCAGGTCACTTCGCTGAAGCGTTGGTCACCGAATGGCCCAAGCTTGCCGAGCATATTACGGAGAGTCCATTTAATGGGTTCGTACTACTTGGAGATGCAGACAAGTGGATCGCGCTGAACCTCTACGCGCACGAAGGCAAACAGACTGTCTTTGGATACAAGGTAATCCTCACACCTAGCGCAGCAGGCCGACTGCCAGCCAATCATGCCGGCCTTTCACAGAAGCGAGTTGCAATTGTTGGATGCGGTTCAGTCGGCTCAAAGATCGCCACTACGCTTGCCAGATCTGGCATTTGTAAATTCACGCTGGTCGACGACGATATCTTCTTTCAAGGAAATCTCGTGAGGAATGATCTCGATGCACGGGCGATCGGCCAGCACAAGGTTGACGCCTTAGCGGTGCGCATTAAAGACATCGTCGCAAATACAGCGATTTCAGTTCGACGCGTATCGCTCGGCCAGCAAGAGAGTGCCGGAACGACCGAGTCCGTTATGGAAGAGTTGGCACAGGCCGACCTGTTGATAGAAGCGACCGCAGATCCACGAGCATTCAATCTGATGGCAGCAGTTGCGCGTCGCCAGTGCAAACCGATGGTCTGGTGCGAGGTGTTTGCAGGCGGAATTGGGGGGATCATCGCAAGAGCGCGACCAGAACAAGACCCCATCCCAACGATTGCCCGGGCCCAGATTCGCGCTTGGTGCGATGGCCATGAGGTGCCGTGGACTGCTGCAGCTCAAGCAAATTATGGAGCACAATGGGAGCAAGGCGCCCCGCTCATCGCGGACGACGCTGATGTTAGCGTCATCGCCGGTCACACGTCCAGATTGGCATTGGATACCTTGACTCGTGAGCAGAGCATCTTTCCGTCCTCGGCCTATGCGCTCGGACTGACAGCCGACTGGATTTTCCGAGCACCTTTCGATACGTGGCCTATTAACCTTCAGCCAGAAGGGAAATGGGGCGAGCTTCAAGACGACACATCTAAGGAAGACCTCAAAGAACTCCTCACCTCGCTTCTCCCTGGACCCGCAGTGTGA
- a CDS encoding Mov34/MPN/PAD-1 family protein, translating into MIKIRVSEKVRDRMKHALRRAGLREIGGIIMGQEIASGQFLVVDFSIDEISGERAHFVRDADYHRQALETFFDRTGHNYKEFNYLGEWHSHPSFSTQPSLTDLRSMQALVDGERGIEFAVLLIVKLSFFGRLITSAGLHRHGHEPAPVNLTTN; encoded by the coding sequence GTGATCAAGATCAGAGTCTCCGAGAAAGTGCGCGACCGCATGAAACACGCGCTCAGACGAGCAGGATTACGCGAAATCGGGGGCATTATCATGGGGCAGGAAATCGCTTCCGGCCAATTTTTGGTTGTCGACTTCTCTATAGACGAAATTTCAGGAGAGCGTGCTCATTTCGTACGCGATGCTGACTATCATCGACAGGCTCTTGAGACGTTCTTCGATCGCACAGGCCACAACTATAAAGAGTTCAACTATCTGGGTGAATGGCACTCACATCCAAGTTTTTCGACGCAGCCAAGCCTCACAGATCTTCGGTCAATGCAGGCCTTGGTCGACGGAGAAAGAGGTATAGAGTTCGCCGTGCTCCTCATCGTGAAGCTGAGTTTTTTCGGTCGCCTCATCACTTCCGCAGGCCTTCATCGGCATGGTCATGAGCCAGCGCCTGTCAACTTAACGACCAACTGA